The genomic DNA ACGTAAGTGTGCGTGGTGATGAGCAGGTCGGGGCTGCTGCCTACCTGCCGCAGGCTACGCTTGGCCAACTCGCCAGGAATGGACTGCTTGATATGGTCTTGGGCAATAGAGCTATGCAACAGCGGGTTTTGGTTGCCATTGGTTTTCACCTGGGTATCAGCAAAGTCGAAGGTGCGGTACTTGCTGAAATTAACGTTATCGCGCTGCTCCACATTTAGGCCTAGTGTACAGGCGCTTGATGCCCCGCTTAATGCAAGAGCAAGGCCTAACAGTATTTTTTTCATGGAAAAGGAAAGTATGGAAGATTAGAAGTTCTTACATACCGCTTCCAGCAAGCTGGCTTTATGGTTGCGCTTTGCCGAACGCGCGGCGCGGCGCGGCCGTATTGACTGGCAAAAGCGCCCGAAACGAGCGGGCGGACGCATCTTTACCCTATGGAAGGACTCACGAAAATTGCGGACCTGGGCAAGCCCCGCGTCGTCATCGTTGGCGGTGGCTTTGGCGGGCTGGCCCTGGCCAAGTCGCTGGCCGACGCACCGGTGCAGGTAGTGCTCATTGATAAGGTGAACTATCACGCCTTCCAACCCCTACTCTACCAGGTAGCTACGGCGGGGCTCAATGCCGATAGCATCGTGTCGCCATTTCGCAAAATCTTGAACGAGCAAGATAATTTTTACTTCCGCATGGCCGAGGTGAGGTCCATCGACGCCACGGCGCAGGTGGTGGAAACGTCCATTGGCCTGTTGCGCTTCGACTACCTGGTGCTGGCCACCGGCACCACCTCCAACTACTTTGGCGACAAGCAGATGGAGAAAAATTCCATCAGCCTCAAGAGCGTGACCGATGCCATTGAGCTGCGCAACACGCTGCTTTCCAACTTTGAGCAGGCCCTGCAAATCGGCGACGTGGAGCAGCTCAACAGCCTGCTCGACTTCGTAATCGTGGGCGGCGGCCCGACCGGCGTCGAAATGGCCGGCGCGCTGAGCGAGCTGCGGGACCACGTGTTTCCGCGCGACTACCGCGAGCTGGACCTCAAGCAGATGGATATTCACCTCATCCAGAGCGGGCCGGTGCTGCTCAAGGGCATGTCGGCCGAGGCTTCGGCGCACGCGCTCAAGTATTTAGAGGAGTTAGGCGTACGGGTGTGGCTCGACAACCGCGTGACGTCGTATGACGGCTACACTGTGAAGCTGAAAAGCGGCGAGCAGCTTATTACGCGCACGCTCATTTGGGCGGCGGGCGTCACGGGCGCGCCCATCGCCGGCCTCGACCCGGCCGCGCTACTCAAGTCGAACCGCTACCAGGTCAACGAGTTCAACCAGGTGGCGGGCTACAACCACGTATTTGCCATCGGCGACATTGCCCAGATGGCCACGCCCGCTTACCCCGAAGGCCACCCGCAGGTGGCGCAACCGGCCATTCAGGAGGGCGAGCAGCTGGGCGGCAACCTCAAGCGGCTGCTTAACAAGCAGCCCATGAAGCCCTTTCGCTACGACGATAAGGGCACGATGGCGACCATCGGCCGGCACCGCGCAGTGGGTGATATTCAACTCTTTGGCAAGCAATACCATATCACGGGCTGGCTGGGCTGGCTGGCCTGGAGCTTCGTGCACGTGCTGGCCCTGGTGAGCTTCCGCAACCGCCTGGCCGTGTTCCTGGCCTGGGGCTGGAACTATCTCACCCAGGACAAAGGCATGCGCTACATCATCGGCAAGGCCAAAGCGCCGATTAAGGAAAAAGAGGTCGATGTAAAGGCTATTGTGTAGGAATTGAGAACGAGAAATTTATACTCAGATTTTCATGCTCTTTATGGAGCAGCACACAAAAGAGAACGTCATTCCTCGGCAAGCTCGGAATGACGTTCTCTTTCGTTATTCGCTTCGGGACGAGAACAATTCTAAATTCCTCATTACCAATTCTTAATGTCCACGCTCTCCGGCACGCTCACCATTCTCTCGGCCATGTTCACGCCGGCGATACTGGTGTCGGCGTGCGGCTCGCTCATTATGACCACCTCGCAGCGGCTGAGCCGCAGCCTCGACCGGCAGCGCGAGGTGGCCCAGCGGCTGCGCCAGAATCAGCAGCAGGCCGCCACCTCTACCCCCGACCCGGCCGAGCGCGGGCACCTCACGCAACAGCTGCTGTTTGCCATCAGGCGGGCGCGGCTGCTGCAACGGGCCATGACCAGCCTGCACCTCACGCTGAGCATTTTTATCAGCAGCATCTTGGCCATCGGCGTGTTTGAGCTGACTGATATCTCGCGAACCTGGATTATCGCGGCCCTGAGCGTGGCGGGTGCCGTTATGCTGCTCTATGGCAGCGTATTACTCATTCAGGAATCGAGTCTGGCCCGCTCCGACGTGGCCGAGGAAACGGCCTACCTCACCCAGTTTACCCAGGCCGACCAGGAGCAGCTTTCCTAAAAAATAGGGGCTGAAAGAGACAGAGCTATGACCCCACGGCTAGAGGGCCGGCGGCAAAGCTCCTACCTGGTGAAACATTCCAAACCAGTCTTCGAGGTGCCAGGTGTGGGTAATGCGCCCGTTTTGGAGGTGGTGAAACTCGTGTAGCGCGATGCGCACGGGCTGATTGGTAGCCGGAATACCGAACCATTCGCCCTGGTGCGTGCCCCGGATTTCAGCCCGCACGGCTGCTCGACCCGCCGAACCCATGATTTCATGAATGACGATTTCCAGGTCGGGAAAAGCTTGGGTTAAGGCCTCAATTATGGGTTTGATGCCCTCCGGCCCCGGACCCTGGCCCGGCCCGAGCGGAATATCCTGCCAGTCGGCCACCACGACCTCGTTCAGCAAGTGAGCGTTGCCGGCGCTGAAAGACCGGTAAAGTTGATGAATCGAATGCCGCTCGGCCTCGGAAAGCGAGATGAGCGGGATAGTTTCAGTTGTCATAAAATGTTGATTGGGTATATAGAGAAAATAATAAGCTAAGCGAGTCTGCTACGCTTGCTTCAACTCGCGCAGGAAGGCAGCGCAGGCCGGCTGAAACTGCTGGAACAACAGCTGGTGCTGCTGAGTCAGTGGCACTTCCGAAAAATGACAGGAAGAATGTCCCTGACGAAAGGAAGGCGGCCCAAAGGCCGGGAATGAGGGAATGGAAAGGGTAGATGATGCCCCGCGTTAACTAAATGATGACACAAATCTCCCACCTAAGTAGTAGCTTTGGCAAGTAGCTACTAAATTGTAGCCTAGTATCCAAAACGAAACTATTGACGCTAACCATGAATAAACCCACTTCCAGCAACGCCCTGAACCTGGAATCTTTGCTTTTCACCTGCCCTATGCTGTATGGAATGCAGCGACTGAGCGGCCGCTACAAAGTGGCGCTGCTCTGGCACATTCACCAAGGCACCGCCCGCTTCGGGCTGCTGCGCAAGGCGCTGCACCCCGTCACGACCAAAATGCTGAGTCAGCAGTTGCGCGAGCTGGAAGCCGACGGCCTGCTAAGCCGTACCATCTACCCCGAAATGCCTCCCCGCGTCGAATACGCCTTACTTCCCGAAGCCGAAACCCTGCTAGGCGTGCTGGAAGGGCTGCGCCACTGGGGCGAGCGCCTAAAGCAGCAGGCTATTAACCAACTGGTGAGTAATGGGTAGTAGGCAGTCGGCAGTCATTACGAGCATGGTGCGCATCAAGCAAGGACGAAGCAATAGCCCCAGAATAATACCCAAACGACTCGTCCTCATTTTGTTCTGATGCTATTATTTCGTGGCGCTCGCAATGTGATAACCGGTCCTCCATTACCTATCACTTACTTCACAAACGCACATTGAAGGCCAGCGGCTGCACCACCAGCCCGCCCACGTAGTTGCTATACGCCACCCGCACGCCCGCCTCGACGGGCGTGCGCAGGTGAAAAACGTTGAACAGGGCCATGAAATCGACGCCGGTATCGCGGTAGTTCTGGAGGAGGCGGGTGGGCACGGGCGGGCCGCCGGCCGCGGCGCGCAGCGGCACCACGCTGCTGCCCTGGGCGAGGTCGAAAAACGCGGTGGCCCGCAGGCGCTGCACGTAGAGCACCCGCCCCACTGACCAATGCACGAAGGCCAGCGGCAGGCTGTAATCAACACTACCCACCGCCAGCCGGTCGAAGCTGACGTAGCTCGTTTCGGCCCGCGGAAAGGAAATGGCCGCCGCGAAATTGTACTGATTCTGCTGCTGATATTGAAAGCCGCCGCGCAGCCGCACGGCGTGGTGCTTGCCTAGCCCCGGCAAATACACCGACGACTGCACGCCCACCTGACTGGCTTGCAGGCTGGTGCCAAACGGCGTGGTGCGATAAGTAGCCAGCAGCGTGGTCCCGCCGCGCGGGGCCACGTCGCGGGCGCTCTGCTTGAGCTGGCTGGCGTAGCTCAGCGAGGTTTGGATGGCGTGGAGGGGGGTAGTAATTCCCGTTTCATTTTTGCTGCGGAAGGTCGGGGTGTAGTTGAAAACCCGCTCGTGCAGGTAATACGCGCCCACCGTGAGCGCCTGCAAGTACCTGGAGCGCGTGAGCACCAGCGGCAGGCGCACGCCGGCCAGCAGGCGCGCGTATTGCCACTGCGTGCCGCGCAGGCTATCGAGCGGCGCGGCGCGGTCGAAGTAGCGCGCCGCGTTGCGCCCGCCGTAGGTGGCTTCCACGTCCAGCACGGGGTAGCGGCCCTGGTAGCTGAGCGCGGCGGTGGCGGCCAGCGTGCGCTCGGTCTGGTCGTAGTTCAGGCCCGCGAAAAGCTGGGTCGTGCTCAAAAAATCCTGCGAGCGCGCGCCCACGGTCACGCTGCCGCCGTCGGGGCTCTGCACCACGCCGTAGCTGAACACGCGGAACGCGTGGGCCAGCGGCCGGTAGCGCCGCACCCCGTAGCGCGGCCCCGCCGAGTCGGGCGAGGCCAGCAGCGCCGTGATGCGCGCCGCCCCCGGCTCGCCAGCCGCCAGCGCCGCCACGAAGGGCTCGGGCGTGTCGGTGCGCGCGGGGGTGGGTAGGGCGGTCCAGGCAGCGGGGTCGAGGGGCATTTCCACCACGCGGGCACCGGTGGCGCGGTAGTCGTGCAGGGCCAGACGCTGCCCGTCGGGGCTCACGGCCGCGTGGTAGGCCCCGAAGGGTCGGTTCGTCACCTGGTAAGTCTGCCCGGTGCTGTAGTTGACGGCATAAATGTTATCCACGCCCGACTGCGGCGAGTTATACAGCACGTATTCGCCCCATAGCTGCGGGTTAGCCAGGTTGACATTCGCCACCGGCAAAATATTGACTTCCAACCCACTGTTAGGGTCGATGAGCTGCAGGGTTTTGCCGGCCGCGCTCAGCGCTACCGTCACGATGGCCTGACCGCTGGGCGACCAGCGCGGCTGCTGGTAAAAGTCGTTGCGCGGGTTGGGCAGCGTGCGGATAACGTCGCCCGTAGTGGCGTTGAGAATTACCAGCGCGTGGTGGTAGGCCTCGTCGGTGCGCACGGCCACCAGTTGGCGGCCATCGGGCGAGAGCGCGGCGGCGGCGTAGCGCTGTTTTTTGCCCACCCGCGTGAGGCGGCCGGTGGCCAGGTCCAGCACCTTCAGCTCGGAGTAGATGCGCTGGCCCCAGCGCGGGTCCTGCCGAAACTCGGGCCACACCACCTTGCCGCCGCCCACCGACAGCAGCTGCGGAATATTCTGCAGGCCCAGCGTAAACAGGCGCTTTTCGCGGCCGTGGAGGCCCAGCAGCACCAATTGCGCGATGTCGCCGAGGCCGCTTTTCAGGGCCACCACGGTGCTGTCGTTCACATATTGCGGAAACTGGTACTGCGTAAATACCCGCGGGTCGGCCTGCCCAGCCAGCTCGCGCACAGCGGTGGGGGTAGGACGCGCCGCCTGCTGCGCGCGCCAGGTCGAGTCCAGCTCGCGCATGGTGCGGGCGTAGAGGTCCTCCACGCGCAGGCCGGTGGTGCGCCGCAGGCTGTTCGAAAACGAGAAGGGATAGAACGGAAAGCGGTAGTACTGGTCCAGCACCCGGCCCCACACCTCGGGGCCGTAGTGCGCTTTGGCATAAGAGGTTAGGTAGTAGCCCAGCACGTACCAGTCGGGCACGTTATCGCGCAGCGAGCCGCTCACTGCTTTCTGATAGCTATAAAGCCGGCCGCTCAGCAAATTAGCGCGCAGGCCCAGGCCGAAATATGGGATGCGCCCGCGCCCGCTACGCGTGAGGGCCGTTTCGGTGCCCACCGCGTCGCCCTCAAAAAACCACTGCGGCACGCCCACCGCCGCCACGCCCAGCCCGCCATCGCCGAGCAGCGGCACCACGGCCCGCCCTACCCCCTGCCGCGCCTTGTCAAACTGATTAACATGCCGAAACTCGTGGACCACCAGCCCGTCGAGCCAGTCCACGGTGCCCAGGCCCTGCCCCTGGTCGGGGGTCGTGAAAAACTCGGCGTGCCGCGGCAGAAAGGTAACGAACGCGTTGCTCACGGTTGTCTGGTTCTGCATGACCACCGCGATGGGCGCGGCCTGCACGCCCAGCGTGCGGCCCTCGGGGCCATGCACGGCTTCCAGCCGCCCGGCCGTGCGCTGCGCCGCCGAGTCGAGCCCCGCCGGAAACAGCACCCGAAAATGCGGACTGCGCAGCTCCTGCCAGCGCAGCGCGGGCGGGTTCTGGCTAATAATGGGCAGGCTTTGGGCCCAAGCCCGTTCGCCCGCCATAACCCCCAGAACCAACGCCAGCAGTACTTTTCGCATGGAGCAAGTTACGGCTAACAGCCTCGGCGAAGACCAATGATGTTGGTACATTACTTAAACAAAAAAGGTGTACCTTCACCCCACGTTTCACCCCTTTTCCCCTTTCATCATGTCTGCCACCGCCACCGCCACCGCCACCAAGTGGGCCCTCGACCCCACGCACTCCGAAGTGCAGTTCAAAATCAAGCACTTAGTTATTTCCACCGTTTCGGGCTCGTTCAAGACGTTCCAGGGCACGGCTCAGAGCGAAGGCGACGACTTCGAGAATGCTCAAGTTGAGTTTACGCTCGACGTAAATAGCATCGACACCAACAACGAGCAGCGCGACGGCCACCTCAAAGGCGATGATTTCTTCAATGCCGCCGCTTTCGCCCAGATTAAATTTCAATCGACGTCGTTCACCAAGACCAGCGGCAGCAACTATAAACTGGTGGGCGACCTCACCATCAAAGACATCACTAAGCCCGTGACCCTCGACGTGGAGTACGGCGGCACGGCCGCTGACTTCTACGGCAACACCAAGGCGGGTTTTGAAGCAACCGGCAAAATTAATCGCAAAGAATACGGCCTCTCCTGGGGCGGCATCACCGAAGCCGGTGCCATCGTGCTCGGCGACGACGTGAAGCTGAGCATCAACGTGCAGTTTATCAAGCAGGTAGCTGCATGAAAAGAGTTAAGAGTTAGGAGTTAGGAGTTAAGAGTTAGGAGTTGGCCGAATCAGTCAACTCTTAACTCCTAACTCCTAACCCTTAACTCTTTTCACGCCGTGCGTTTCAGCCCAATAATGCCCACCAGAATGCAGCCGATGTAGAAGACGTGCACCCATTGAAAAGGCTCCTTCAGCACCAGTGTGTCCACTATTTTGATGCCGACCAGGGCCATGCCCATCCAGATGGCGAAGGCCGTGGAGGCCGGAATGACGTTGAGCGCCTTTGAGAAGAAGAACACGTTGCCCACGCCAAACGCGACGTAGCAAATGGCCGGCACCAGGGTCACGATGCCCACTGAACCCGCGAAAAAGTGCGACCAGTCAATCGCCTTAATCTTGGCGACGCTCGTGTATTTGAGGCTGTAGTTCCAGCACACTTCCATAATGGAAGCGAGCAGCAGGTACAGCCAGGCGGGGTTGAAGCTGAGCGTCAAGATAGGGCGGTGGCAACAGGGCGGGAAGAATCGGCCGGGGCGGCGTTGGGCTGGTCGGGGGGGGTAGGGCCAGTGGGGTGGCCGCCGGGGCGCAGGGCCATAATGGTTTCGGCGGAACTCTCGGGCACTTCCCAGCCTTGCAACACTTTGGCGAGGGGTAGGCGCTCACCCAGCCAGGTCAGCACGCGCCAGCGGGCACCGTGGTAAAACCGGAACAGCGTCGAGCGCTCGGCCAGCTCCTTTTCATCGAAGCGATACACCGAAAACGCGTGTTGCGCGAAGTAATCTTTCGGAAAAGCGTAGGGCAGGCCCCAGCGCTCGGGCTTGCGGTTTTCGGGCAGGTAGGCGGTGCCGAAGAGCCAGTCCCAGACCGCGAACTTGGTCGAGAAGTTGGCGAAATACACTTCCTCGTGGTCGGCGTGGTGCCAGAGGTGCATCTCGGGGCCGTTGATAACATATTGCAGCTTACCCGATTTCACGTTGATGTTGGCGTGAATGTACATGCCCCACACCGCATCAATCAGCGCCTTTATCGGCACCACAATCGGGTTGGCCCCCAGCAGAATAATGGGCGCAAACTCGATAGTCTGGTTGATAATAATCTCCACGATGTGCGAGCGCGAGCCGGCCAGCCAGTCCACCTGCTTGCCCGAGTGGTGCGCCTCGTGGGTGCGCCAGAAGAAGGCGCTGTTGTGCTGAAAGCGGTGAAACCAGTAGATGTAAAAGTCGTGGGTCAGCACGAAAAAGCCCACCTGCGTGGCCACCGGCCAACTGCTCACTAAGTGGAACCGCGCCCCAAAATGTGCCGCCAGCGGCGCGATGATGAACCCGAAAATCAGAATTTGCAGGAAGTAGCTCTGCACCAGCGTGTACCAGAAAAGGTCCACGAACAGCCCTTCACGGAAGAACGGCAAGCCCTTGCGGTACGGAAACTTGCGCTCCAGCACCAGCAAAACTACCACCGCTAGCAATAGTATCGGCGTGGTAATCAGCGTGGTGCGGGCCACGGGATTCAGGCCGTGGTAGAAATGGCTTATCGTCTCTAGCATAACGAGTACTGACTAGTTGGCTTCCCTAACCCTTTCTGGCGAACGAATGTTCTGACGTTTTTAGCCCGCATCCTCTGCGGGCTAAAAACGTCAGAAAAAAGATTTACGCGGCCGTTACCTCGCGGCGCAGGCGGCGCAGGGGCTCTTTCTCGCTCTCATATACCACCTTCACGCCGTCGCCGAGGCCGGCTTCGGTGTCGCGGATGTCGCGCACCATCTTGGCCAGGCCGCCGGGCTCCACGCTGGCCGCGTGGTCGCTACCCCACATGGCGCGGTCGAGGGTAAAGTGGCGCTCCACGAAGGTGGCGCCCAGAGCCACGGCCGTTACGGTGGTGCTCAGGCCGGTCTCGTGGCCCGAGTAGCCGATGGGCGTGCCCGGAAACTGCGCTTGCAGGGTCGAAATCATGCGCAGGTTCAGCTCCTGCGGGGGGCAGGGGTAGGCCGAGGTGCTGTGCGCAATCATCAGCTTGTCAAGGCCAACATGCTTCACGGCGTCGGTAATTTCCTGCTGGGTGCTCATGCCGGTGCTCAGCATGAGCGGGCGGCCGGTGGCGCGCACGCGGTCGAGCAGCGGCTTGTCGGTGAGCGAGGCCGAGGCCATCTTGTACATCACCGGGTTGAACTGCTCCATGAAATCGACCGACGGCTCGTCCCAACACGAGGCAAACCAGTCGATGCCGCGGGCCTTGCAATAGTCGTCGATGGCCGTGTATTCTTCAAGGCCAAACTCCGTTTTGCGCTTGTAGTCAATGTAGCTCATGCGGCCCCAGGGCGTGTCGCGCATTTTCTCCCACTGGTCCTTGGGCACGCACAGCTCGGGGGTGCGCTTCTGAAACTTCACGGCGTCGGCGCCGGCCGTCACGGCCGCGTCGATGAGCTGCTTGGCTAGGTCGAGCGAGCCGTTGTGGTTGATGCCGATTTCGGCAATGATATAGCACGGTTGGCCGGGGCCAATGGCGCGGCTCTTTTTGATTTGAACTATCGACATCTCTGGTACTGAAAAAATGTGAGAATGTAAAAGGTGTGAAAACGCGCGGGGCTTGGATGAAGCTAGCGGGTGAGGTAAGAAAGGTGACGGATTGAAAGAAGAAATATTTTCTCTTTTCCTGCTTTCACAAAAAGCATATTTTCACATTTCTCACATTTTCACATTAGTAAAAAACTACTCCGAGCCCTTATCCACAGGGGTCCTACCCCCCTGGCAGCTAATAATCAGCTCGGCCAGCTCGCGAAAAGCACCGTGGCCGCCCCGCGCCCGGCAGCGGTAGTCGGCCGCCTCGCGGGCAAAAACGGTAGCATCGCCGGGGCAGGCGGCCAGCCCCACCAGCCCCAGAATGGGCACATCGTTGGTATCGTCGCCGATGAAGGCGACCTGCTCGGCCGTGAGATTCAGGCGCGTTAAAATCTCCGCCAGCAGCGGGGCCTTATCCTTGATACCCAAGTGTAACTCCGTGATTTTGAGCTTATCGGCACGCTTCTGCACCGAAGGTGAGCGCTCACCGGTGACAATGCCCGTCTCCACGCCCACGGCGCGCAGGCGCTCCACACCCATGCCATCGCGGATGTTGAAGCGCTTGAGCACCTCGCCGCTTTCGCCGTAATACACGCCACCGTCGGTCAGCACGCCATCGCAATCGGTGAGGACGAGCTTGATGCGGCGGGCTTTAGCGGCTAGTTCGGCGTGCTTCATGTAAAGGTTTGGTGAAATTCTATCCGAAATTAATACACAATCGGCAGTAGCGCGGACACTGCGAGTCCGCCCGTGGTATCGTTGAACGATATTACTAAACAGCTTTCCCACGCGCGGACTCGCAGCGTCCACGCTACTTAAATGGCCGTCCAGCCGCCATCCACCACGAGGTTAGCGCCCGTCATGTAGGCCGAGGCGTCGGAGGCCAGGAACACCACCGCGCCCTGGTAGTCGGTGGGCGCGGCCATGCGGCCGAGCGGTGTTTTAGCGCTATACTGCTTCACAAAAAAAGCGTCCTGGCTATTCTCTACCCCCCCCGGCGAGAGCGTATTCACCCGCACGCCCCGCGTGCCCCAGTAGGCCGCCAGGTAGCGGGTGAAATTCACGACTGCGCCCTTCGTGGTGGGGTAGGACGGTGATTTATAGAAGGTTTGCTCCCCGGCCTCGTTGCGGTAAATGCTCTGGTCCGGCCCCACGAGGCCGTAGGTACTGGCCACGTTAATAATGGAGCCGTGGCCCTGCTCGGCCATCGGCGTGCCGAACACCTGCGCCGCCAGAAAGACGCCCGTCACGTTCACCTCCAACACCTGCCGAAACGTGGCCACCGGGAAATTCTCAAACTTGCTGAGGTCGGCGGCCATCGCCGGGTTCTCAAACATGTCGTTAATGGCCGCATTATTCACCAAAATGTCGATGTGCCCGAATTGCCTGATAATGGTATCACGCGCGGCGGCCAGCGACTCGGGCGAGGTAACGTCCACGGCGAGGGGTAGGTGCACGGCACCGGGCAGGCCGGCGGCCACCTCGCGGGCCTTGTCGAGGTGCAGGTCGGCTACTACCACGTTGGCACCGGCGAGGGCCAGGGCCTCGCAATGCTTCTGGCCAATGAGGCCGCACGCGCCGGTGACGATGGCCGTTTTGTTGGTTAGGTCGAAGAAATTCATGGAAGTATTATCGCCGCCCCACGTTAACCTCACCCCCTAGCCCCCTCTCCTGCGGAGAGGGGGGACTAGCTTCTAGTTTTAGTTTCTAGAAACGACAAGGGTAAGACGGTTTGCAGGGCGTTAAAGCAGCTAGAGCTAAAACTAAAAGCTAGTTTCCCCTCTCTTTTGGAAAGGGGGTTAGGGGGTGAGGTTGACGTGAGGTGAACCGTGCGAACTAACTACTTCGCCTTCACCGGCGCGGCATTGGTCACTTTGCGAAACACGGCTTCCAGCGGCTCGCCTTCCAGGCGGGTACTCACGTCGCCCTTCTCGATGGCGTCTTTGAGCAGGGGTAGGACCTCGCCGTAGGCGGCCAGGGTTTTGGCCACGTCCTCGTCAGTGTGCGAGAAGCTCATGTTGTGGAAACCGCCCCACAGGATACCGCGCTTGAACAGCTCCTGCTGCACGTATGCCTTGGTTTCCAGGGGGTTGCCAGCGCTGGCATCGAAGGTCACGATGCTGCGGCAGTCGTAGCCGTAGCACTTGGTGTAGCTGCTCAGGCCGAGGTCAGCGGCGATTTTGTTGTAGCCTTCTTTCAGCTTGTTGCCCTGGCTGGCCAGGAACGCGGGCACGTTTTTCTCGCGCATCTCGCTGATGGTGGCGATGGTCGCCGCCAGGCTCAGCGCCTCGCCGCCGAAAGTGGTGAAGAAAAACACGTCGTGCTCAAACAGCTGCATCACGTCCTTGCGGCCCGTCAGCAGCGCGATGGGCATCCCGTTGGCGCAGGCTTTGGAGTACACCGCCAAGTCGGGCTTGATGCCAAAATACTCCTGCGCGCCGCCGATGGCGATGCGGAAGCCGGTCCACATCTCGTCAAAAATCAGCAGCGTGCCGTTTTCCTTACAGAGGCGGGCCACTTCGTGCAGGAAATTGTCCTTGGGCGCATCAAAAATGAACGGCTCCAGGATGACGCAGGCCACATCGGGCGTCAGCATTTCCTTGAACGAGTCGAGGTTGTTGTACTCGAAAGCGCTCACTAAGTCCTTGCTTTCCTGCGGAATACCCTTGTCGCGGCTCGTAGTGCCGATGTACCAGTCGTGCCAGCCGTGGTAGCCGCAGCACAGCACATCCTTGCGGCCCGTGAAGGCGCGCGCCACTCGCACCGCCGCCGAGCACACGTCGGCCCCGGTCTTGCTGATGCGGATGCTCTCGGCGTTCGGGATAATCTCGTGAATCAACTCCGCCACCTGCACTTCCAGCTCGTGCATCATTGAAAACGTGATGCCATCTTCGAGTTGCGCCCGAATGGCGTCGTCCACGCGGGGGTAGGCGTAGCCCAGGCTCAGCGGGCCGATACCCATCTGATAATCAATGTATTCGTTACCATCAACGTCCCACACGTGCGAGCCCTTGCCGCGCTTCACGTACTTGGGCGCGGCACCTTTGGTGTACTGGCCCGGCCCCTTGGCGAGGGTCTGGGTAACGGGCGTCATGATTTTCTGCGCGCGAGCGTAGAGGTCGTCGGATTTCTGGAAATTCATAGGATGGGCTTGATTATTCTTTGTAAAAGTAGAACGTCATGCTGACGAAGGAAGCATCTCTACCGCTTCGTTGAACGACTCGGGTGAAGCGGTAGAGATGCTTCCTTCGTCAGCATGACGTTCTATTAGGCTTATGGCCGTTACTCGGCAAATTCGTTTTCGACCACTTTGGTCTTCGCGCCGAAGGTATGCTCTCCGTCGCCCAAACGCTCGCCGATGCGGCGGGCAATGTGCTGGCCGGTAAAGCCTTCGTATTCGAGCACTTCACTCAGCAGGCCGGGCTTGTACCAGCGCTCTTTCAGGGCCAGCGGCAGCACTTTGGCGGTCAGCTCATTTGCTAATAAAAGCTCGGCCAAAATGGAGTAGAGGCCGCCGGTCTGGAAGTGGTCCTCCACGGTCACGACGAGGCTACCCCCCTTCACGACGTTAAGCACGGCGGCTTCGTCCAAGGGCTTGAGGCTGCGCAGGTTCACGAGGCCCACCGAGTAGCCGGCTTCGGTGAGCAAGTCCCTGGCAATCAAGGTTTGCTCGAAGAGCATCCCATAAGTGAGGATAGTAACGTCAGTGCCTTCGGCCACGATTTCGGCCTTGCCCATTTCATACGGCGCGTGCTCGTAAGTGGCGGGGCGGGTGTTCACGCGCAGGTAGGCGGGGTCGGGTGAGGCCCAGATGGCGGGCAGCATGGCCAGCATATCATCCTCGTCGGCGGGCGCGAAAACCGTCATGCCCGGAATGCCGCGCATCAGCGAAACGTCCTCGATGGCCTGGTGGGTAGGGCCGTTGCCATCCGACAAAAAGCCGGGCACGAAAGCGCTGATTTTCACCGGCAAGTGCGGAATGCCCACATCGGTGCGGATAAACTCAAACGCCCGCAGCGT from Hymenobacter psoromatis includes the following:
- a CDS encoding aminotransferase class III gives rise to the protein MNFQKSDDLYARAQKIMTPVTQTLAKGPGQYTKGAAPKYVKRGKGSHVWDVDGNEYIDYQMGIGPLSLGYAYPRVDDAIRAQLEDGITFSMMHELEVQVAELIHEIIPNAESIRISKTGADVCSAAVRVARAFTGRKDVLCCGYHGWHDWYIGTTSRDKGIPQESKDLVSAFEYNNLDSFKEMLTPDVACVILEPFIFDAPKDNFLHEVARLCKENGTLLIFDEMWTGFRIAIGGAQEYFGIKPDLAVYSKACANGMPIALLTGRKDVMQLFEHDVFFFTTFGGEALSLAATIATISEMREKNVPAFLASQGNKLKEGYNKIAADLGLSSYTKCYGYDCRSIVTFDASAGNPLETKAYVQQELFKRGILWGGFHNMSFSHTDEDVAKTLAAYGEVLPLLKDAIEKGDVSTRLEGEPLEAVFRKVTNAAPVKAK
- a CDS encoding 3-deoxy-D-manno-octulosonate 8-phosphate phosphatase, with the protein product MKHAELAAKARRIKLVLTDCDGVLTDGGVYYGESGEVLKRFNIRDGMGVERLRAVGVETGIVTGERSPSVQKRADKLKITELHLGIKDKAPLLAEILTRLNLTAEQVAFIGDDTNDVPILGLVGLAACPGDATVFAREAADYRCRARGGHGAFRELAELIISCQGGRTPVDKGSE
- a CDS encoding short-chain dehydrogenase produces the protein MNFFDLTNKTAIVTGACGLIGQKHCEALALAGANVVVADLHLDKAREVAAGLPGAVHLPLAVDVTSPESLAAARDTIIRQFGHIDILVNNAAINDMFENPAMAADLSKFENFPVATFRQVLEVNVTGVFLAAQVFGTPMAEQGHGSIINVASTYGLVGPDQSIYRNEAGEQTFYKSPSYPTTKGAVVNFTRYLAAYWGTRGVRVNTLSPGGVENSQDAFFVKQYSAKTPLGRMAAPTDYQGAVVFLASDASAYMTGANLVVDGGWTAI
- a CDS encoding NADH dehydrogenase — protein: MEGLTKIADLGKPRVVIVGGGFGGLALAKSLADAPVQVVLIDKVNYHAFQPLLYQVATAGLNADSIVSPFRKILNEQDNFYFRMAEVRSIDATAQVVETSIGLLRFDYLVLATGTTSNYFGDKQMEKNSISLKSVTDAIELRNTLLSNFEQALQIGDVEQLNSLLDFVIVGGGPTGVEMAGALSELRDHVFPRDYRELDLKQMDIHLIQSGPVLLKGMSAEASAHALKYLEELGVRVWLDNRVTSYDGYTVKLKSGEQLITRTLIWAAGVTGAPIAGLDPAALLKSNRYQVNEFNQVAGYNHVFAIGDIAQMATPAYPEGHPQVAQPAIQEGEQLGGNLKRLLNKQPMKPFRYDDKGTMATIGRHRAVGDIQLFGKQYHITGWLGWLAWSFVHVLALVSFRNRLAVFLAWGWNYLTQDKGMRYIIGKAKAPIKEKEVDVKAIV
- a CDS encoding N-acetylneuraminate synthase, whose translation is MSIVQIKKSRAIGPGQPCYIIAEIGINHNGSLDLAKQLIDAAVTAGADAVKFQKRTPELCVPKDQWEKMRDTPWGRMSYIDYKRKTEFGLEEYTAIDDYCKARGIDWFASCWDEPSVDFMEQFNPVMYKMASASLTDKPLLDRVRATGRPLMLSTGMSTQQEITDAVKHVGLDKLMIAHSTSAYPCPPQELNLRMISTLQAQFPGTPIGYSGHETGLSTTVTAVALGATFVERHFTLDRAMWGSDHAASVEPGGLAKMVRDIRDTEAGLGDGVKVVYESEKEPLRRLRREVTAA
- a CDS encoding ester cyclase — protein: MTTETIPLISLSEAERHSIHQLYRSFSAGNAHLLNEVVVADWQDIPLGPGQGPGPEGIKPIIEALTQAFPDLEIVIHEIMGSAGRAAVRAEIRGTHQGEWFGIPATNQPVRIALHEFHHLQNGRITHTWHLEDWFGMFHQVGALPPAL